One genomic region from Spirulina subsalsa PCC 9445 encodes:
- the pyrR gene encoding bifunctional pyr operon transcriptional regulator/uracil phosphoribosyltransferase PyrR, whose amino-acid sequence MSTAIVEILSSEEIRRTITRLSSEIIERIGDLSKLVLIGIYTRGVPLAELIAAQIEILEQETVLTGALDITFYRDDLDQIGMRTPAKSQIPFDLTGKIVVLVDDVIYKGRTIRAALNAVIEYGRPEVIYLAVLVDRGHRQLPIHPDFTGKHLPTSSDENVKVYFQTIDGRDAVELTRGS is encoded by the coding sequence ATGTCTACTGCTATTGTTGAAATCCTGTCTTCAGAAGAAATCCGCCGGACAATTACCCGTTTATCCTCAGAAATTATTGAACGGATTGGGGATCTTTCTAAGCTCGTTTTAATAGGTATTTATACTAGAGGAGTTCCCCTTGCTGAACTGATAGCCGCCCAAATTGAGATATTAGAACAAGAAACCGTCCTGACTGGAGCGTTAGATATTACCTTTTATCGAGACGATCTAGATCAGATTGGCATGAGAACCCCAGCCAAGAGTCAGATTCCCTTTGATTTAACTGGAAAAATCGTGGTTTTGGTGGATGATGTGATCTATAAAGGGCGAACCATTCGTGCGGCATTAAATGCAGTGATTGAATATGGTAGACCAGAAGTGATTTATTTAGCGGTTTTAGTAGATCGGGGTCATCGGCAATTGCCCATTCATCCTGATTTTACCGGGAAGCACTTACCCACTTCCTCGGATGAAAATGTCAAGGTTTATTTCCAGACAATTGATGGCAGAGATGCGGTAGAATTAACTCGTGGCTCTTGA